Proteins from a single region of Cupriavidus sp. MP-37:
- a CDS encoding type IV toxin-antitoxin system AbiEi family antitoxin, translated as MRFDLGDGGICTLPVTVRRAVDRFSAVFPIVEMQRRLGQKVLLVTSYVSPDMAERLRSHDIAFIDTAGNVSLRLPNALLYVVGRRAPAGGVPQRRARTASPKQLEVLFALIANPGLLSAPYRSIANAAGVALSTVNLALDDLLERGLVGVGDDGKRRFIDWERVVDEWATLYPLRLRPKLASKRFSAMRPDWWRGIDHHRYDAVLGGEAAAEKLAHNLRAERITLYASSATPRELILDARLKADPGGEVEIVQRFWPGAFTATAVAMPGVAHPVLVYADLLDTGESRNVEAARQIREQYLAHPP; from the coding sequence ATGCGTTTCGATCTGGGTGACGGAGGTATCTGCACCTTGCCTGTGACGGTGCGCCGTGCGGTGGATCGTTTCTCCGCCGTGTTCCCGATCGTGGAAATGCAGCGTCGACTTGGACAGAAGGTGCTGCTCGTCACGTCATACGTGTCACCCGACATGGCCGAGCGCCTGCGCAGCCATGACATCGCCTTTATCGATACCGCGGGCAACGTTTCGCTGCGCTTGCCCAATGCATTGTTATACGTGGTGGGTCGGCGCGCGCCGGCTGGCGGCGTGCCGCAGCGACGCGCACGGACCGCAAGCCCCAAGCAGCTGGAAGTCCTGTTTGCACTGATCGCGAACCCTGGGTTGCTGAGCGCTCCGTACCGGTCCATCGCCAACGCGGCCGGCGTTGCCCTGAGCACGGTCAATCTTGCACTGGACGACCTGCTCGAACGCGGCCTGGTAGGGGTAGGGGATGACGGCAAGCGCCGCTTCATTGACTGGGAGCGTGTCGTCGACGAATGGGCGACGCTTTATCCGCTGCGGCTCCGGCCGAAACTGGCGAGCAAGCGATTTAGCGCCATGCGGCCTGATTGGTGGCGGGGCATCGACCATCACCGATACGACGCCGTCCTTGGAGGCGAGGCGGCCGCAGAGAAGCTTGCGCATAATCTGCGGGCCGAGCGCATCACGCTGTACGCCAGTTCGGCGACGCCTCGCGAACTTATCCTCGACGCGAGGCTGAAGGCAGACCCTGGCGGCGAAGTGGAGATCGTGCAGCGCTTCTGGCCAGGGGCGTTTACGGCGACTGCGGTCGCGATGCCTGGTGTTGCGCATCCGGTGCTCGTGTATGCCGATTTGCTCGATACCGGAGAATCGCGCAATGTCGAGGCGGCGCGACAAATAAGAGAACAGTACCTTGCCCATCCTCCATGA
- a CDS encoding nucleotidyl transferase AbiEii/AbiGii toxin family protein: protein MPILHEIPAARPIDAESRALLGDLDAVARQLGISYFVGGATARQVILENVFGNPPARRTYDIDIGICIADWAEHEALRRQLVATGRFQTVDKNAHKLTYHLGGERVMVLDIIPFGAIERPAASIAWPPAMDTVMNVAGFRQAFDAAIRIVVDDGLIVAFASLPGLAMLKLLAWHDRHRDDRRDATDLLTLLCSYESAGNQDRLYQQEAALLEQYGFDLDIAAAALLARDAAALARGDTAVTRQLVAVLGDDKVFSRLLEHMAFGERQPVLGDSMDPKRVYPRMQAFRAEFLAMLGSKLS from the coding sequence TTGCCCATCCTCCATGAAATTCCGGCGGCGCGGCCGATCGACGCCGAAAGCAGGGCCTTGCTGGGCGACCTGGACGCGGTCGCGCGACAGCTTGGCATCTCCTACTTCGTTGGTGGTGCGACGGCCAGGCAAGTGATCCTCGAGAATGTCTTCGGCAATCCGCCGGCGCGGCGCACGTACGATATCGACATCGGAATCTGCATTGCCGACTGGGCCGAGCACGAAGCGCTGCGTCGGCAACTGGTCGCTACCGGCCGATTTCAAACGGTCGACAAGAACGCGCACAAACTGACCTATCACCTCGGTGGCGAACGTGTGATGGTGCTCGATATCATTCCGTTCGGGGCCATCGAAAGGCCAGCTGCGAGCATCGCGTGGCCGCCGGCCATGGATACCGTGATGAACGTCGCAGGCTTTCGCCAGGCCTTCGATGCGGCGATCCGCATCGTGGTCGACGACGGACTGATTGTCGCGTTCGCCTCGCTGCCCGGGCTGGCGATGCTCAAGCTGCTGGCGTGGCACGACCGTCATCGCGACGACAGACGCGACGCCACGGACCTGTTGACCTTGTTATGCAGCTATGAATCAGCCGGCAATCAGGACCGGCTATACCAGCAGGAAGCTGCCCTGCTGGAGCAATATGGCTTTGACCTCGACATCGCCGCAGCAGCGCTGCTCGCGCGCGATGCCGCTGCACTGGCGCGCGGCGACACCGCAGTGACGAGGCAACTGGTTGCCGTACTTGGCGACGACAAGGTCTTTAGTCGGCTGCTCGAGCACATGGCGTTTGGCGAGCGCCAGCCAGTGCTCGGCGACAGCATGGACCCGAAGCGGGTCTATCCGCGCATGCAAGCGTTCCGGGCGGAATTCTTGGCAATGCTGGGATCCAAGCTGTCCTGA
- a CDS encoding sulfite exporter TauE/SafE family protein translates to MKAELLLPLLGLQALLGAGTYFQTVTGFGLGMIVMGATSGLGLAPVATVAAVVSLVTLANSACALPGKFQHIDWRAVGAAAIGILPSVLVGVLVLEYLSSTAATLLQLLLGAVILYGGLSAAFKPEPLPQRSGDGSFFMSGVFGGLLSGMFGVSGPPLIFQFYRQPMKPVEIRCALILVFTVTSSVRTLFSAWQGQLDAAIWLQAAVGVPVVVIATLLGRRFPPPFSPTTTRRVAFGVLIGIGVSLMLPAISVWVR, encoded by the coding sequence ATGAAGGCAGAACTGTTGTTGCCGCTGCTGGGCCTGCAGGCCCTGCTCGGTGCCGGCACCTATTTCCAGACGGTGACCGGCTTTGGCCTCGGCATGATCGTGATGGGCGCCACCAGCGGCTTGGGGCTGGCGCCCGTCGCCACCGTGGCCGCCGTGGTCAGCCTGGTGACGCTGGCCAACAGCGCCTGCGCGCTGCCCGGCAAGTTCCAGCATATCGACTGGCGCGCCGTGGGCGCGGCGGCGATCGGCATCCTGCCTTCGGTGCTGGTCGGCGTGCTGGTGCTGGAATACCTGAGCAGCACCGCCGCCACGCTGCTGCAGCTGCTGCTGGGCGCGGTCATCCTGTACGGCGGCCTGAGCGCCGCCTTCAAACCCGAACCGCTGCCGCAACGTTCCGGCGACGGCAGCTTCTTCATGAGCGGTGTCTTCGGCGGCCTGCTGAGCGGCATGTTCGGCGTCTCCGGGCCGCCGCTGATCTTCCAGTTCTACCGGCAGCCGATGAAGCCGGTGGAAATCCGCTGCGCACTGATCCTGGTGTTCACCGTGACCTCGTCCGTGCGCACCCTGTTCTCGGCCTGGCAAGGGCAACTCGATGCCGCGATCTGGCTGCAGGCCGCGGTCGGGGTGCCGGTGGTAGTGATCGCCACGCTGCTGGGACGCCGCTTTCCGCCGCCGTTCTCGCCCACCACGACGCGGCGTGTCGCGTTCGGGGTGCTGATCGGGATCGGGGTCAGTTTGATGCTGCCGGCGATTTCGGTGTGGGTGCGCTGA
- the pta gene encoding phosphate acetyltransferase: MKPILRIIDRARAAPRRIVLCEADDPRILLAAQRATQEGIARIVLVGEPRQINAAAAIHGIALDGMTLVDPATSALTPSFAQQLFALRQKKGMTLDEARRAVLDPLCFANLMVRLGHADGSVAGAAHTTADVVRNAIQLIGLAPGFRLVSSFFLMMLCEPFHTLKGGLIFSDCGLVVDPDAEALADIAMAAADSARALLNDEPRVAMLSFSTSGSAHHAAVDKVVAATERVRAQRPGLAIDGDVQLDAAIVAEIAARKVAHSQVNGHANVLVFPSLEAGNIGYKLAERVGGAKAIGPMLQGLNKPANDLSRGCSADDVFHVIAVTVIQAQATAAQAPKGEQAAA; the protein is encoded by the coding sequence ATGAAACCCATCCTCCGCATCATCGACCGCGCTCGCGCCGCGCCCCGCCGCATCGTGCTGTGCGAGGCCGACGACCCGCGCATCCTGCTGGCCGCGCAGCGCGCCACGCAGGAGGGCATCGCGCGTATCGTGCTGGTGGGCGAGCCGCGCCAGATCAACGCCGCCGCGGCCATCCACGGCATTGCGCTGGACGGCATGACGCTGGTCGATCCCGCCACCTCGGCGCTGACGCCCTCGTTCGCGCAGCAGCTTTTCGCGCTGCGCCAGAAAAAGGGCATGACGCTCGATGAAGCCAGGCGCGCCGTGCTGGATCCTCTGTGCTTCGCCAACCTGATGGTGCGCCTGGGCCATGCCGACGGTTCGGTCGCGGGCGCCGCCCACACCACCGCCGACGTGGTGCGCAACGCGATCCAGCTGATCGGTCTGGCGCCCGGCTTCCGGCTGGTGTCGAGCTTCTTCCTGATGATGCTGTGCGAGCCGTTCCACACGCTCAAGGGCGGGCTGATCTTCTCGGACTGCGGACTGGTGGTCGATCCCGACGCCGAAGCCCTCGCCGACATCGCCATGGCCGCCGCCGACAGCGCGCGCGCCCTGCTGAACGACGAGCCGCGCGTGGCGATGCTGTCGTTCTCGACCAGCGGCAGCGCGCACCATGCCGCCGTCGACAAGGTCGTGGCCGCGACCGAGCGCGTGCGCGCGCAGCGCCCGGGACTGGCCATCGACGGCGACGTGCAGCTCGATGCCGCCATCGTCGCCGAGATCGCCGCGCGCAAGGTGGCGCATTCGCAGGTGAACGGCCACGCCAACGTGCTGGTGTTCCCCAGCCTGGAGGCCGGCAATATCGGCTACAAGCTGGCCGAGCGCGTCGGCGGCGCCAAGGCCATCGGCCCGATGCTGCAGGGCCTGAACAAGCCGGCCAACGATCTCTCGCGCGGCTGCAGCGCCGACGACGTGTTCCATGTCATCGCCGTCACCGTGATCCAGGCGCAAGCCACCGCGGCGCAGGCACCCAAGGGCGAGCAGGCGGCGGCATGA
- the xsc gene encoding sulfoacetaldehyde acetyltransferase: MTPSEAFVETLAANGVTDMFGIMGSAFMDAMDIFAPAGIRLIPVVHEQGAGHMADGYARVSGRHGVVIGQNGPGISNCVTSIAAAYWAHSPVVIVTPEAGTMGIGLGGFQEANQLPMFQEFTKYQGHVTNPARMAEFTARCFDRAKAEMGPTQLNIPRDHFYGKITAEIPKPQHLDRGPGGEQSLNEAAELLANAKFPVIISGGGVVMADAVEECKALAERLGAPVVNSYLHNDSFPASHPLWCGPLGYQGSKAAMKLISRADVVVALGSRLGPFGTLPQHGMDYWPKNAKIIQIDADHKMLGLVKKISVGICGDAKAAAIALTQRLAGRTLACDATRDGRATEIANEKAAWEKELDEWTHERDPYSLDMIEEQKNERTPTGGHYLHPRQVLRELEKAMPADVMVSTDIGNINSVANSYLRFEKPRSFFAAMSWGNCGYAFPTIIGAKVAAPHRPAVSYAGDGAWGMSLMETMTCVRHNIPVTAVVFHNRQWGAEKKNQVDFYNRRFVAGELDNQSFAGIAKAMGAEGIVVDRLEDVGPALKRAIDLQMNHGKTTIIEIMCTRELGDPFRRDALAKPVRYLDKYKDYV, from the coding sequence ATGACCCCGTCCGAAGCCTTCGTCGAAACGCTGGCCGCCAACGGCGTGACCGACATGTTCGGCATCATGGGCTCGGCCTTCATGGACGCGATGGACATCTTTGCGCCCGCCGGCATCCGCCTGATCCCGGTGGTGCACGAGCAAGGCGCCGGCCACATGGCTGACGGCTACGCCCGCGTGTCGGGCCGCCACGGCGTGGTGATCGGCCAGAACGGCCCCGGCATCTCCAACTGCGTGACCTCCATCGCCGCCGCCTACTGGGCCCACAGCCCGGTGGTGATCGTCACCCCCGAAGCCGGCACCATGGGCATCGGCCTGGGCGGCTTCCAGGAGGCCAACCAGCTGCCGATGTTCCAGGAGTTCACCAAGTACCAGGGCCACGTCACCAACCCGGCGCGCATGGCCGAGTTCACCGCGCGCTGCTTCGACCGCGCCAAGGCCGAAATGGGCCCGACCCAGCTGAACATCCCGCGCGACCACTTCTACGGCAAGATCACCGCCGAGATTCCGAAGCCGCAGCACCTCGACCGCGGCCCCGGCGGCGAGCAAAGCCTGAATGAAGCGGCGGAGCTGCTGGCCAATGCCAAGTTCCCGGTGATCATCTCCGGCGGCGGCGTGGTGATGGCCGATGCCGTCGAAGAATGCAAGGCGCTGGCCGAGCGCCTGGGCGCGCCGGTGGTCAACAGCTACCTGCACAACGACTCGTTCCCGGCCAGCCACCCGCTGTGGTGCGGCCCGCTGGGCTACCAGGGCTCGAAGGCGGCAATGAAGCTGATCTCGCGCGCCGACGTGGTGGTGGCGCTGGGCTCGCGCCTGGGGCCGTTCGGCACGCTGCCGCAGCACGGCATGGACTACTGGCCCAAGAACGCCAAGATCATCCAGATCGACGCCGACCACAAGATGCTGGGCCTGGTGAAGAAGATCTCGGTCGGCATCTGCGGCGACGCCAAGGCTGCCGCGATCGCGCTGACGCAGCGCCTGGCCGGCCGCACGCTGGCCTGCGATGCCACCCGCGACGGCCGCGCCACCGAGATCGCCAACGAGAAGGCAGCGTGGGAAAAGGAACTGGACGAGTGGACGCACGAGCGCGACCCGTACAGCCTCGACATGATCGAAGAGCAGAAGAACGAGCGCACGCCCACCGGCGGCCACTACCTGCATCCGCGCCAGGTGCTGCGCGAGCTGGAAAAGGCCATGCCGGCGGACGTGATGGTGTCGACCGACATCGGCAACATCAACTCGGTCGCCAACAGCTACCTGCGCTTCGAGAAGCCGCGCAGCTTCTTCGCGGCGATGAGCTGGGGCAACTGCGGCTACGCCTTCCCCACCATCATCGGCGCCAAGGTCGCGGCGCCGCACCGCCCGGCGGTGTCGTACGCCGGTGACGGCGCCTGGGGCATGAGCCTGATGGAAACCATGACCTGCGTGCGCCACAACATCCCGGTGACCGCGGTGGTGTTCCACAACCGCCAGTGGGGCGCGGAGAAGAAGAACCAGGTGGACTTCTACAACCGCCGCTTCGTCGCGGGCGAGCTCGACAACCAGAGCTTCGCCGGCATCGCCAAGGCGATGGGCGCGGAAGGCATCGTGGTGGACCGCCTGGAAGACGTGGGCCCGGCACTGAAGCGCGCCATCGACCTGCAGATGAACCACGGCAAGACCACCATCATCGAGATCATGTGCACCCGCGAACTGGGCGACCCGTTCCGCCGCGATGCGCTGGCCAAGCCGGTGCGTTACCTGGACAAGTACAAGGACTACGTCTGA
- a CDS encoding cytochrome c codes for MSAPPPQAWLNALLALIEALQRGLLWLWHALGLTGDSHGQPAWPWARRVAGETLLIDLGLARQVGLTLCALAVAGLAMASALAWRRRRGVLLAAGALALAAAPWPSTSLLFVPAAPTSFHASPARFSVDTIALGARVYAQHCAGCHGTDGRGEGPLAASLAQWPPTLASPLLARRADGELFWHVLAGMRDRQGRPTMPAFGGQLGDREAWAVIDYMKALSAGSSSAGNWPVPLQLPEMAVRCGDAAPVALSAWRGGQRVRLVAVDSATALPFDDPRFLTVLVTPDGRPPAQVPIFRAGCTAASTQAWQAVAAISGQALAQLAGTQLLADRAGWLRARGTPGQPWSDADLVCVSAPAADAQRAPVADGLTALLLRMDAEPVRFIKGGFIH; via the coding sequence ATGAGCGCCCCGCCGCCGCAGGCATGGCTGAACGCCCTGCTGGCGCTGATCGAGGCGCTGCAGCGCGGCCTGCTGTGGCTCTGGCACGCGCTGGGCCTGACCGGCGACAGCCACGGCCAGCCCGCCTGGCCGTGGGCGAGGCGCGTGGCGGGCGAAACCCTGCTGATCGACCTGGGCCTGGCACGCCAGGTCGGCCTGACCCTGTGCGCCCTGGCCGTTGCCGGGCTGGCCATGGCGTCGGCGCTGGCCTGGCGCCGCCGCCGCGGCGTGCTGCTCGCTGCCGGCGCGCTGGCGCTGGCGGCGGCCCCGTGGCCCAGCACCTCGCTGCTGTTCGTGCCGGCCGCGCCTACCAGCTTCCACGCCAGCCCGGCGCGCTTTTCCGTCGACACCATTGCCCTCGGCGCGCGCGTCTACGCGCAGCACTGCGCCGGCTGCCACGGCACGGACGGGCGCGGCGAAGGGCCGCTCGCCGCCAGCCTGGCGCAGTGGCCGCCCACGCTGGCCAGCCCGCTGCTGGCGCGCCGCGCCGACGGCGAGCTGTTCTGGCACGTGCTGGCCGGCATGCGCGACCGGCAGGGACGGCCCACCATGCCCGCCTTCGGCGGCCAGCTCGGTGACCGTGAAGCCTGGGCCGTGATCGATTACATGAAGGCACTGTCGGCCGGCAGCAGCAGCGCGGGCAATTGGCCGGTACCGCTGCAGCTGCCGGAGATGGCGGTCCGCTGTGGCGACGCCGCGCCAGTGGCCCTGTCGGCATGGCGCGGCGGGCAGCGCGTGCGGCTGGTGGCGGTCGACAGCGCCACCGCGCTGCCATTCGACGATCCCCGCTTCCTGACCGTGCTGGTCACGCCAGACGGCCGCCCGCCGGCGCAGGTGCCGATCTTCCGCGCCGGCTGCACCGCGGCCTCCACGCAGGCCTGGCAGGCGGTCGCAGCCATCTCTGGCCAAGCCCTCGCGCAGCTGGCCGGCACCCAACTGCTGGCCGACCGTGCCGGCTGGCTGCGCGCCCGCGGCACGCCGGGACAGCCATGGTCCGACGCAGACCTGGTCTGCGTCTCGGCGCCGGCAGCCGACGCGCAGCGTGCGCCCGTGGCCGACGGGCTGACGGCGCTGCTGCTGCGCATGGATGCCGAGCCCGTGCGCTTCATCAAGGGCGGCTTCATTCACTGA
- a CDS encoding ABC transporter ATP-binding protein: protein MVSVVERQDNHADTAPGGTTARAGARIDIRQVSHWFGNGADRLQVLDDVDLAVAPGEFVALLGPSGCGKSTLLRLVAGLDQPASGEIWQDGTPITEPDPSRIVVFQDPTLYPWRRVWDNVALGLQAQGILVRQRHRVDDALRRVGLEPFARAFPHQLSGGMAQRVALARALVNDPRLLVLDEPLGKLDSLTRLAMQSDLVELWQRSRFSALLVTHDVEEALFLAQRVIVFSQRPARIAAEIRVDLPYPRHRGDARLTALRHEALRQLGLDASW, encoded by the coding sequence ATGGTGAGCGTGGTCGAACGGCAGGACAACCACGCCGACACCGCCCCCGGCGGCACTACGGCGCGGGCCGGCGCCCGCATCGATATCCGCCAGGTCAGCCACTGGTTCGGCAACGGCGCCGACCGGCTGCAGGTACTCGACGACGTCGACCTTGCCGTCGCGCCGGGCGAATTCGTCGCCCTGCTCGGACCCAGCGGCTGCGGCAAGTCCACGCTGCTGCGCCTGGTCGCGGGCCTGGACCAGCCCGCGTCGGGCGAGATCTGGCAGGATGGCACGCCAATTACCGAGCCCGATCCCTCGCGCATCGTGGTGTTCCAGGATCCCACGCTGTACCCGTGGCGCCGTGTCTGGGACAACGTTGCGCTCGGGCTGCAGGCGCAGGGCATCCTCGTGCGGCAGCGCCATCGCGTGGACGACGCCTTGCGCCGGGTGGGGCTGGAACCGTTCGCGCGCGCCTTCCCGCACCAGCTGTCCGGCGGCATGGCGCAGCGCGTGGCGCTGGCGCGCGCGCTGGTCAACGATCCGCGCCTGCTGGTGCTGGACGAGCCGCTGGGCAAGCTGGATTCGCTGACGCGGCTGGCGATGCAGAGCGACCTGGTGGAGCTGTGGCAGCGCTCGCGCTTCTCGGCGCTGCTGGTTACGCATGACGTGGAAGAGGCACTGTTCCTGGCGCAGCGCGTGATTGTGTTCAGCCAGCGCCCGGCGCGCATCGCGGCCGAGATCCGCGTCGACCTGCCCTATCCGCGCCATCGCGGTGACGCGCGCCTGACCGCGTTGCGCCATGAAGCGCTGCGCCAGCTGGGGCTCGACGCCAGCTGGTGA
- a CDS encoding ABC transporter permease has translation MTTSQSALDPGLRPHPSAAPLPHAPAATRNAAPVWATGILAALAWAAFGALTWQWPNQAAGFSDWAYTAELGIAALAGAALLALVALAGPRARPAQRPLAALRAAGPWLVALPVALSAWEILTAKTAILPTPFFAPPQALIEVYADDWQRLGESALNTLKLLGLGVAYGGLAGFLVGVSIGWSRRIGYWVHPVLRVLGPLPSTALLPLTFYFFPSSYAAAVFLIALATAFPVAVLTWSGVAGVNKSYYDVARTLGASGWFLVLRAAIPAALPQVFVGLFMGLGASFSVLVTAEMMGVKSGLGWYLTWAQGWASYVNMYAALIVMALLFSGVITLLFAARDRVLSWQKGTVKW, from the coding sequence ATGACGACAAGCCAAAGCGCACTCGACCCGGGCCTGCGCCCCCACCCTTCCGCGGCGCCCTTGCCGCACGCGCCCGCCGCGACACGCAACGCCGCTCCGGTCTGGGCCACCGGCATCCTCGCCGCGCTGGCATGGGCCGCGTTCGGCGCCCTGACGTGGCAATGGCCCAACCAGGCAGCCGGCTTCAGCGACTGGGCCTATACCGCGGAGCTGGGCATCGCGGCACTGGCGGGCGCGGCCTTGCTGGCCCTGGTGGCGCTGGCCGGCCCACGGGCCCGTCCGGCGCAACGCCCGCTGGCCGCGTTGCGGGCCGCCGGCCCGTGGCTGGTGGCGCTGCCCGTCGCGCTGTCGGCCTGGGAAATCCTGACCGCCAAGACCGCCATCCTGCCCACGCCCTTCTTCGCGCCGCCGCAGGCGCTGATCGAGGTGTACGCAGACGACTGGCAACGGCTGGGCGAGAGTGCGCTGAACACACTGAAACTGCTCGGGCTGGGCGTCGCGTATGGCGGACTGGCGGGCTTTCTGGTTGGCGTGTCGATCGGCTGGTCGCGCCGCATCGGCTACTGGGTGCATCCGGTGCTGCGCGTGCTGGGGCCGCTGCCGTCGACCGCCCTGCTGCCGCTGACCTTCTACTTCTTCCCGTCCAGCTATGCCGCGGCGGTGTTCCTGATTGCGCTGGCCACGGCGTTCCCGGTCGCGGTGCTGACCTGGTCGGGCGTGGCCGGCGTCAACAAGAGCTATTACGACGTCGCGCGCACGCTCGGCGCCTCGGGCTGGTTCCTGGTGCTGCGCGCAGCGATCCCGGCCGCGCTGCCGCAGGTGTTCGTCGGCCTGTTCATGGGGCTGGGCGCCTCGTTCTCGGTGCTGGTCACCGCGGAAATGATGGGCGTGAAGTCGGGCCTGGGCTGGTATCTGACCTGGGCCCAGGGCTGGGCCTCGTACGTCAACATGTATGCGGCGCTGATCGTGATGGCGCTGCTGTTCTCGGGCGTGATCACGCTGCTGTTCGCGGCGCGCGACCGCGTGCTGTCGTGGCAGAAGGGGACGGTGAAATGGTGA
- a CDS encoding ABC transporter substrate-binding protein: MSQNHSNPADPRRRRALRLAGAAAVAAPALILGRQAWSAPRKLTFAWNQNSFCLTPVVVAQEKGFFEKNGLQVDLINYSGSTDQLLESIATGKADAAVGMIHRWLKPLEAGFDVKIIGSSHGGCVRLVGAKAAGVTTLQQLKGKTVGVSDLAAPGKHFFTILLAKHGIDPDKDVSWRQYPADLLGVAVDKGEIQAIADGDPNLYLLEKRTHGAYVELATNLSGEYARKVCCVVGARGELVRNDRPAATSLARAIVQATDYVNENPNEAAKVFARYSPKINPEDLRKLYATLTYTHHPTGVDLRDEIAFYADDFRRIGVLKKSTDAKRLAQHVYANVLG, translated from the coding sequence ATGAGCCAGAACCATAGCAACCCTGCCGACCCGCGCCGACGCCGCGCGCTCAGGCTTGCCGGCGCCGCGGCGGTGGCCGCGCCCGCGCTGATCCTGGGCCGGCAGGCCTGGTCGGCGCCGCGCAAGCTGACCTTCGCCTGGAACCAGAATTCCTTTTGCCTGACGCCGGTGGTGGTGGCGCAGGAAAAGGGCTTCTTCGAGAAGAACGGCCTGCAGGTCGACCTGATCAACTACAGCGGTTCGACCGACCAGTTGCTGGAGTCGATCGCCACCGGCAAGGCCGATGCCGCGGTGGGCATGATCCATCGCTGGCTCAAGCCGCTCGAAGCCGGCTTCGACGTCAAGATCATCGGCAGCTCGCACGGCGGCTGCGTGCGGCTGGTGGGGGCGAAGGCCGCGGGCGTCACCACGCTGCAGCAGCTCAAGGGCAAGACCGTCGGCGTCAGCGACCTGGCGGCGCCGGGCAAGCATTTCTTCACCATCCTGCTGGCCAAGCACGGCATCGACCCCGACAAGGACGTCAGCTGGCGCCAGTACCCCGCCGATCTGCTGGGCGTGGCGGTCGACAAGGGCGAGATCCAGGCCATCGCCGACGGCGACCCCAATCTCTACCTGCTGGAAAAGCGCACCCACGGCGCCTACGTGGAACTGGCCACCAACCTCAGCGGCGAGTACGCGCGCAAGGTCTGCTGCGTGGTCGGCGCGCGCGGCGAACTGGTGCGCAACGACCGCCCCGCGGCGACGTCGCTGGCGCGCGCCATCGTGCAGGCCACCGACTATGTCAACGAGAATCCCAACGAGGCCGCGAAGGTATTCGCCAGGTACTCGCCCAAGATCAACCCGGAAGACCTGCGCAAGCTCTATGCCACGCTGACCTATACCCACCACCCGACCGGCGTCGACCTGCGCGACGAGATCGCGTTCTATGCCGATGATTTCCGCCGCATCGGCGTGCTGAAAAAGTCCACCGATGCCAAACGCCTGGCGCAGCACGTCTACGCCAATGTGCTGGGGTAA
- a CDS encoding LLM class flavin-dependent oxidoreductase produces the protein MSVDFIGMIQSQKQSEIHPPSGPVIDRDYVRAFAQAHEQAGFDRILVPHHSAGPSATLTIAYAASVTERIHFMLAHRPGFTAPTLAARQIATLDQFSGGRLGVHFISGGSDSEQQRDGDFLDHDQRYARTDEYLHILRRIWTEATPFDHAGEFYRFTQGFSEVKPAQQPHVPIYFGGASAAALAVAGKHADVYALWGESLDQVRELTARVRAEAARHGRTVRFSVSFRPILADTEDKAWARADRILERTRALRVQAGYSRGGPQQSEGARRLLAAAEQGDRVDQRLWTAIARETGGRSNSTALVGTPEQVAQALLAYYELGVTTFLIRGFDPLEDAIDYGRELIPRVRALVAQHDATAATQRQAA, from the coding sequence ATGAGCGTCGATTTCATCGGCATGATCCAGAGCCAGAAGCAGTCCGAGATCCATCCCCCGTCAGGGCCGGTGATCGATCGCGACTACGTGCGCGCGTTCGCCCAGGCGCACGAACAGGCCGGCTTCGACCGCATCCTGGTTCCGCACCACTCCGCCGGTCCGTCGGCGACGCTGACCATTGCCTATGCCGCCAGCGTGACCGAGCGCATTCATTTCATGCTGGCGCACCGCCCCGGCTTTACCGCGCCGACGCTGGCCGCGCGCCAGATCGCCACGCTCGACCAGTTCAGCGGCGGCCGCCTGGGCGTGCATTTCATCTCCGGCGGCTCCGACAGCGAGCAGCAGCGCGACGGCGACTTCCTCGACCACGACCAGCGCTATGCGCGCACCGACGAATACCTGCACATCCTGCGCCGCATCTGGACCGAGGCCACGCCGTTCGACCACGCAGGCGAGTTCTACCGCTTTACCCAGGGCTTTTCCGAGGTCAAGCCCGCGCAGCAGCCGCATGTGCCGATCTATTTCGGCGGCGCGTCGGCGGCCGCGCTGGCGGTTGCCGGCAAGCATGCCGACGTCTACGCGCTATGGGGCGAGTCGCTCGACCAGGTGCGCGAGCTGACCGCCCGCGTGCGCGCCGAAGCCGCGCGGCACGGCCGCACGGTGCGCTTCTCGGTATCGTTCCGCCCGATCCTGGCCGACACCGAAGACAAGGCCTGGGCCCGCGCCGACCGCATCCTCGAACGCACGCGCGCGTTGCGCGTGCAGGCCGGCTACAGCCGCGGCGGCCCACAGCAGAGCGAAGGGGCGCGCCGGCTGCTGGCGGCGGCCGAACAGGGCGACCGTGTCGACCAGCGACTGTGGACCGCGATCGCGCGCGAGACCGGCGGACGCTCCAACTCCACCGCGCTGGTCGGCACGCCCGAGCAGGTCGCGCAGGCACTGCTGGCCTACTACGAGCTGGGCGTCACCACCTTCCTGATCCGCGGCTTCGACCCGCTGGAAGACGCCATCGACTACGGCCGCGAGCTGATCCCGCGCGTGCGCGCACTGGTGGCGCAGCACGACGCCACGGCAGCCACGCAGCGCCAGGCCGCCTGA